The nucleotide window TTTGTTTGTGATCCCATAACACTGTGAATGTTAAAATTCATCTCAGCCACTACTCTTGAGCCACATAAGCGTTCTCTCGACCACTAAATGatgttgtgacagagcgtcgctttgagggtttgcgggacatgtcctCCGTCAAAATGAATCACGCGCCCAAAAGCAATAACATGAAGGCCGATACGAGGAACACGGAAACAGGGACGCCCTTTTACAGCTTGACGCCGCCCCTTCATGGAGGACGGCAGACGCCAGCTGGGCAGAGACTGCAGACATTGCTGGAGACCGATttctatggagacagcttgcagGGCCGTCCTTAGGTCATTAGAAGCCCTAGGCGAAGAAGGGAATTGATGGCCctcaatgaaagagaaagaataaaaagtccgaaaaataaattacgcaatgaattaaaaccttcctagatctatatctaaatcaacaaataaaataaattcatagAGCGAAATTCTCGTAACGTTCCGTGGGGCATCTTAAttgtagtagagacttagagctagtcTAGTAGACGAGTCAGAGTTCTGATACgattgagatttgatccaagttTCGCTTTTGTTTTCCCATTGCGAGGTCCTCACCAATTTGAGGCCCTGTGCGGCTACCTAGTTTGCTTATACATAAGGCCAGCCCTGACCAATGCCcctaaccagtggcgtagccaggaatttgccatcatttaggggcccgggggcttgacctcattgggggcccctgcatcttgcgtaatatttaatatttaatgtaaaaaaaaacctctctagtgggggcccgggggagaTTTTCAAAgttcccccctccctcccccaccctaactATGCCTGTGCCCCTAACGATGATGCTTGTCTAAGTATGTATGTTTTGCTTCAATGCACGTGAggtcaattttaaaacaagactAAAATAACAAGCACTGTTCTGTACTGATGCAATCCGGGTTTATTTTGGTGCGCCACAGATctgtgtttttaaaaacaaaacatgaaatagtACATCAAAATGTTTGCAATGTTcccacatctagatctagactttgacTTTATCTATAGTCGTATAAGAATGCGTTGAATTGCAGGATTATAAGTACAGAATTTAATACATATACGTACAGGCAAGTACCTTAAAATacaattcaaatacaaaaaaacaaaaacctagtaaaatactcagaaagacatcaTAAAGTCATAAACTATCAAGTATCATAAGGAGAATGTTAAGCATTGTTCCATATAATCTCCACTCTAcggaatatttgtacaaatgctccttcttccttagtgctattagagcatggaatggctgcctggtcgtgcggtttgagcgctgactgtcgttcggatttatcgatggtcgagggttcaaatcctgcacactcccatcccccgtcgtcctgcgggaggtttggacaaggaagtaaacttatcttcaactctgaaggaacatccgaaacatgtaaaacaaaaactaaaaatgggttgcctgagccagccaggaaaaccagtgactttgcagagtttaagtcattggttaacatgcatgactagatgcatgacgcctaggacgtaatcattttcatttttgaagtaacgtctgtattttataagataagatgagagaTGAATGTTttgcttcttaaaaaaaaacaaagataagtacgtcttacgcattttatgtgtcagtctagtcatgcatgttaatcaatgactaaaTTACATTCCtttgtttatctatttttaggatataggcctacaaatgtGGACAGAAGCCACGTCACGTGGatttaatgtttacattttattgtatgttattttattgtattattcaggatagaagacttaaaaataaaagtaaagaagtaattatacataaaacactgaaccataatattGAAATGCAAAAAcgaaatctaataaaatactctgaaagacacaaagataaaggcacattcctcgttccatatgctaggacaaatctcAATCTGTACAAACGTtccatcttccctagtgctattagagcatggaatgggttgcctgagccagccaggaaatccagtgacttggcggagtatAGGTAAttgtttaacatgcatgactaaatgcatgactcgtaggacgtaatcaacttcttttttgaagtaacgtctgtataatataagataagagtttTTTGTGTGGCTAGAGTAGAGGGTGGAAGAGTAAGCCCTTTCCTTGGTAGCTTAGCTTGGTTTTGTTTAGTAGGTatgtctgactgattctaacaaactggtcagtgtaaaaCTAGCCTAGGCTACGTGTAGTCGgccatgacaagacaaccaagagatagtgtttgttgtgtgctgagtggtcaggcgagagaATAAACATTGCCATTGTTAATCAAGCGTGTAATCTATTTTAAGcacgtatttttttctttactttacaagatccctagatctaactgcaataaacctagatctatttccTTTGCAAGACGTTaactttatgttttttttctgtcaatagattaaattaatagatttgtgtgacatcacatagaaacccggtgaaaatcTGACCGTTTTAAATGCGCAGAAACAttagttcagaaaaaaaatatactaagttattattgaatataaaataaaattcataatATAGAATTTGTAaatgttattgaaataaaaacatatatcaataaaaaaaaattaaaaaccatgggaatttccctttaattctgtAATCTCGCATGTTAATTATATAGGTGTTGCACTTTGGATCTTTCATAAATATCCattatttaattgttattttaaccTTCCTTTATTAATGTTCATGCTTTTTAACACATATTAAACTACATAAAaaatgtagtgttttttttttttttggtttaattaGCGACGCCTCACTGCTTTCGATTCCTGGTATCACCTCAGACCACGACAATGCTAATGCCTCTTCAGGGAAGACAATGATCGAACTGGTCTTATCATTGGGTAAGCCATGGGTGGATTGCTTCTTTGAACGCTTTAAATACAAACCAAATATATTCATTTCTGATAAGCTGTAATATGTCTTCCACTCAGTAATGGTCTTGTAATGTTTTCTGATATGTCTGGCCATTAGAAAAGAAACaagtacaatttaaaaaaaaaatacactaaaaAAAGGCTCGtcaaaggggaataactctatatttatatttatatatctcaatattgtagaaattatttcccttttttgaaatctaacaaaataattaattaccgataattaattgaataatttattaattttttaaattgattcatgattTGTTACGTACAATAGATAATTGGGGAAAGTTTCTACTCGATTTGAGGATGGGTTTGGGATAAATcaattgtttaaatgtttaacagacatacaaacagacttgaaacagacagagtgagttgatatgagcttgtaaaaaaaataaatccccTTGCAATATATAGGGCGGAAGATGTAAATGTCATCAATTTCTATGCCCGACGGTCAacaaggatgttatgtggccagtacaatgacaacgcctttacttttccaaactAATTTCAGGTATCCAGTTGTCTGCATTCAAtagcgtcctaaaaatcccaaagctGAAACTATTGTTTTCAAATCGATTCAAACCCGAGATCCATGCATTTGGATGCCAAGCGTTATATCAGTTAGCCACCACGCTCCTGGTGCCATTAGTGATGATCTAGTGATGTTTTCCAATTTATCGGACCCTTAGTGATAATGTTATATAACCTTTTGTTATATTTGCTTTCACATGTTCAAAGTTCTGCCCATCATGGTGAAAAGTATTCAAGAGGATAAGAGtaagtatctatctatctatctatctatctatctatctatctatctatctatctatctatctatctatctatctatcagtcagtcagtcagtctgtctgtctgtctgtctgtctttctatgtATATTTGATTTCACATgtacacactccataacacgtACTCCCTCCCCTCTTAAACACTGGtttctgttttttctttttttacgccCATACCTAGAGCTAACCTGTTATAGTGTGACCAAAGGTTTGTTCTCCGATCACCTGGTGCTGGGGGACTACACACTGGAGACCAATTGTCGGGATGGAGCCCTATCGGAGGACAGGGTCTTCTTTCAATCCCGTATCAGTGGCCGGTTGGTGCACGCTTGCTCTGCCGTCGTCGACTTTGGCCTGTCGTCCAGAAAAGATAGCGGTGGTCAAGTATCGGTGAGGACTCTTATTCTCTCTTCCCTCTCTTGATCTTCCTCCcttactttctctgtctctctctctctctttcactatacttcaatatacttttttttttttacaacgatGGTATCCACTCAGTtttttctgtctggtaaaaagtttgtacacattatttctcccacacccgatctcgaatcaagctgaaactctacacaatggacctcattcaccaatcgtaaacaaacaacattcagtcacgtgatcatattgataaaacaacgaaaaaaactgtcacgtgacaaccatcatgaattaaacatgagatcgtaaattatatagaagagatagagcaccacgtggctaaatgttgtttgtttacgattggtgaatgagatccattCTTTATTGGTGTAGACTACTGTAGACAATACATtcctcaataaaaaaatgtaccatctagtcaattaattagtagGGAAATTAATTCTTTAGTATTAACAGATATCACTAAATATTTAGGGTTTTGTCCCATTAGATAAtcgtacacgttagttctccttCAGCTTGAAACAATCATTTATGTATTGTACTTATGAAAACATTAATGAATTTAAACAATTgaccaattaatcaattaattattggcaactttttttttgttcaatatcgaataagagaaataacgtacacattataataataataataataataataatctttattatccgtaaggaaatttgtcttacaatttatgcattacaccaaacaaaaaacattataactataagaaaccaaagtgtacattcacaccagactcactcataatttaaatgtgacaaagtttataccagattgttcttatttaatgatttgattgccaggggaactaaagagtgtttgtgtctgtttgtctttgctatcggtgtcttgtatctcttttgtgatggtaaaatcacaaaatcctgacacaaagggtgattctttatttcgaggatcttgttagcttttttatagatgtttgtctcaaacaactgcccaaatggggtttgttttttgccaatgattttgccagcagcatttaggattctattaagtttattttttatttttaatgcttagattgccataccaggcagtgatattgaaactgaaaatattgcagatgtgagcgtgataaaacataaccaaggccttttcgctaacattaaacgaggacagttttcttagtagtcgtaatctttgctgcccttttttgctgatataatcagtatttgcagtaaaatttagtttattgtctaggatagtaccaaggtatttaaaggtttgcacaatttcaatagtctctccagctacagaaacaatatcattttccttttttttttctttaaaggattttgtatattttgcatgTGAATTTCCTCGTTCTCAAAGCTGCCTCGGCTGTTACTGGAGTCTGTGAGATAAGTGATCACtcgtgagagagagggaggtgtgtgtgtgtgtgtgtgtgagagagagaaagagagagagagaaggtctTTGTTTGTGCAGGGGCGCCTCTGTCTTgtagatcagtggttctcaacggTGGTCCGTGGACTCAAGGGTAATATGTCTATTACAAGCTAGTCTATAACGAccttagactaagactaagactgctttattgatccttatggaaatttgttgtgattacaaggactcttttctcatataaagacaacacaacagaaacattcacataaatagatcagacacaacataaagagttcattcagcgactacacacaggtatcttggtgcttttcatgtttcctgatcaacgagtggcgttgatataatCTGACTGAGTAAGGAACGGACGAGTTTTTATACCGCTTTTGTTAATGATGTTTTCTGGGCtacgcaacagtttagatgaagcgttgccttgccaacaagttattccgtatgtttgAAGACACTGTTCCAATAGTATTTAGTggtaacaaaaatgttttcattgggtaatgttattttatgttctttttatttgtatctTGATGAGACTTAAAGTCAATTAGATCAAACTGATAGCAGGAATGTAAATGAGAAAATAccttatcataattattttaaacatgtttttgttGGTGTGTAAAATTGCTGCCACTGAGTTGGTCACCTGTATTGCACCCACTTTCAAAACGAGTTTATTATAATCGGGTATAagcgctttttttttcccagtggCGTGATATGTGTCAATAATATGAATTGAACTGAAACCTTGATTAGTAAGATAATTTGTCCGCAATGCTCACAACAAAAACTTGGATCAGcttttaaatcaaaataaatcaaGTGATTCCTTCTTAGTTGTCGTATTTGCCTTGGTTACATATTAAACATATTGTCTTCCACCTTTCGTACAACACAATATAAAACATCTTCTGTAGCAACCTTTTACCAAGTACAATGTAGCAATGGAGGCAGTAAGCACTCAGACGGTTGTAGTTAAACAAATTCCACAATGTAAAGAGCAGGATTAAATCATTTAGATTACTGGCGAATAGAATTATTATTCTGAggaatttatattattaataaattaatttgacACATTGTCTAATCCAGTCATTCCATATATACATAGGCAACGTAGAAAATGTGTATATCTTTCTATACTTTGCCTGGCGTTTTTTTAGGCCATTCTATATCTTATTGATGGGAAAGTAAAAAAGGCTAATACCTATGTGAATAGTTTCTTCTATGTCAGACTATATTAGCGTTACTTATTGAGGGGAATAAGATCAGACATCTGAATTTGTTCTGAAACACATCCCCAACCGATAAGTGTTCATGTAATCAgaacatatttgtttaaaagGATGAATAAACTAATCTTAATCATAATCTTAGTATTAATCCTTTGTCTTTATCTTACTCTTAGACTTTATCTTACTCTTAGTCGTTAATcttagtatttatttataatattagtCTTTCGTTATAATCTTAATTTGAGTCTTAATCTTAATCTTTACTATTTAGTCCTATTCGTAATCTTTAATAGGTTTAGTCTTTAATCTTAatgttagtattttttttagtctttttacTTATTTTCAAATCTTAATCTTTGTCTTAGTCTTACTCTTAATCCTAGCCTTAAGTCTCCTATCTTAGTTTTAATCTCTTAGTCTTAAGACTTTGTCTTAATCTCAAGAGTTAGTCCTTATTGTTATTGTCACGACCATTCACCCTAttgttctaaaattattttttttatctcgttTCAACTCCAAGATTTGCAGGACTCGACTGAGCAGGACATTGGCCAGGAACAGAGGCAAACTTTTCGATTGTAAGTGGGTCTATGCCGCCGGGACGTACACCCTTACGGTCATGCTGAAAGCGGAGATGCTGAAGGACGGCATGCGGCTGTTCCTGTGGTTTGGTAATGCAGCGTTCGTCATGGGACCTGAAGTGACATTCAATGAAGAGGTATATGGTAAGTGCTAGTTCGTTCTTCTTCTTTCCCATTGCCGTTATTATGTTAAAGCGTACAGATGACTAGATCAATATACGAGATGAACTGTGTAGTGGTTTCtaaaatcagggagctctctatgtagttttatttctatagaggagttttggggccagtgttcGGGGTTCTTGGTAAAGAATGCTGTTTTGAAGGACACggccagcattctctggtgacatttcgacatgggcagatttcactagttctaattttgagcttccggaacttatgttgtctcattctgttgtttGCCGTTAGTTAATTCGTTACAATACCAATTATACAAAGACCTCCCCTCTCTCTATAGTGACGGAAATCTAAAAGAACAAACCTTGCAGGGGCAGGTAATCTCGAGAACAAAGGGGAAAAATGTATTGATTATTGTATAATTGAaaacccaaaggcagaccacgaatACGATGGCTTGATGATGCTGAGGCGGAACTACAGCAGCTAAGAGTTTGGGCATGGAGACCAAAAGGGCAGGAAagatctgaatggagagatgtgatGAAGCAGGAGATGGCCCTCCAGGGGCTGTAGTGTTACTAGAATAGATGGTGCTAACTAATTTTTTATGGGACCAGAAGTGAACTTCGAACTGTGAGAGCTATCAACTGTCTCTCTCAGAggtcatctgctgccagctactttctgCTACGCCTTCCTCCTTTAAGATCGCCAAAGAAAATCgactttggcatgcggtcgtctcccatgcgggataTGTGCCCGGCCCAGCGAAGCTGTCGAATGATAATTAgagcttctatactgtccataccagcTTCCATCCgaacatagttatttgtaatgtagtcaTGCCGACGAGAGTCCGCCACTGAGGGAAGAACACTAGCAATAGAGTTTATAATCttaaatactgttttttttttaagtttttgttttttaaattattttactgAAGGCTTTAATACACGATTTGTCTATAATTTGTCACAGAATTAGAATAAAATTTGTTAATAGCTAAACATATTTTCATTGATACACTCAGCCAGTAACGTTATTCTTTCCTTTTTCCTGTGTCGGatctttgcacaattatatattgtcgataacaatacatgaatacaTCAACAGATTAAGCAGTTAGCTTATTGGTAATTGGTAAGTAATTAGGTTTATGAAGTATAAAAATCAGATAAATCCTGCAGTATTGAGTATAACGTCAATAATTGGATGGTTCTTTCCCGACTATAAGCTgttttttaagactaagactgctttattgatccttacggaaattttttGGGATTACagggactcttttctcatataaagacaacacaacagaaaaatacacataaatacaacagacaacataaagagttcatcagcgactacacacaggtggTGCATTttatgttccctgatcaatgagtggcggtgattctgaccgagtgaggtacgaacgagtttttgtaccgctccgttcttgttttgattgcgagcagtcgcccacttcgcgacgacctgacgtagttctgatggagcgggtggccgttgtcttccaagattttttcgatttttcttaggcacgtttgttcaaaaagttcctttaaatgtggtaatgttgtgagtgtaattttttacattattttttttggcttattgttttgattgtaataataaagcttttaattgatttgttttattcTCAGATTCCAATTATTATACTTGCCGAGGCGGAATCgttaattttaagaattatgaTGACGATTCCAACATTTTAGATTTTGGTAAGTACAAATTTAACATTCACGTTAGGAGACCCAACTTCCTAGATCAGGgatgggcaacctttttctactgAGAGccgcatttaaaaaatttggggACTGGAGGGCcgcataattaaataaataaaaattatatatatatatatatatattatatatatattgtactcCAAATTGAGGAACTACAACAGAGTTAccaatttcttgaactaattttacgaacgATTTGGTAAAATTTTGCTATTGTGTATTTACAtaacaacatttcaccacaaatgtagagTAGTACTAAAATGAAATATGTCACTGTCCACTCTCGCTTATAATGTTCCGGAACCGTGAAGCTAGCTTACAAGTTATTTCTTGTGAAATACAGTCAATCAGCAACAATCTGTTTTAACACttgataattttcaaaaaattaaacaaaacaaaaaaacacttgtTCACGGATGATTGTGGTTCCatgtaatgtgaaagtttagcaacaagttttttttaaagtgtggataTACAGTTTCTGGCACCCATGAAACTCCCGCGGAATAACTGACTGAAACTTTGCTTTCaattcataatttgcttggaggtatgtcatctggagctGAATCGTCGTCTGCATTAAATGGCgagctgagggtattgaaaaactagttccaagttcttgacgtcttgaAATTTGTCTtccagtccgaagattagtgaggaatgcagtatttcccgtggctgcgcagtcccagctgtgacctacatattttgccacatccagggcaagcattaCCATTgtcggtcgatttagattttcttttcgtcgtctacgtttgtcctcggcagcagattttcttttggtctcaaatctgtatcccgcggccttcgtgagtgacctccagctgtctcgttctgaggccgcatgcaaccaggtgcactcttctatgtcagccaaggaaagttgacgcctaagctggtctttgaagcgtttccgtggagcgcctctgttacgtcgaccaccttttagctcaccaaaaaaagggCTGCCTTTGGCaaacgttcgtctcccatacgggatacgtgccctgcccagcgcaactgtcggaccaaaagaagtccttctatactgtccataccttGCGAACTGCTTACAATAATGAAGCACTATTAGACATAAATAGAATGACCATTAGGTTATTTGCTCATGTCGAATGAATGTCCTCAACGTGATATTTCTTGTTCCGTTTCAGTAAGGAACCAAGCGAGTAACCTTCAGGAGTTTCAAGGTGAGCATAATACTTAGACTTCAGactttagacttagacttaagactttagactttagacttggactttagactttagactttagacttaTACTTAGACTTTAGACTTTAGACATAAACTTGGTCTTGGTCCCACCTATGCCTTGTGAAAGTACCACGGCCCCTGGGGATTACAGATGTCCAGCCTGTgactgcagctgtgtatcagggattggcttctttagtcacacaggaagtctcacgagacgtaaaatgccacagcaGTACTTATATCCATTACTATTTCCAGCAATAACAAATTACGGAAccataccccccccctttttttttttacatttgtgccGCGTGACAATATTGTTATTCACAGTAAACGCTCAAGAAAGGgactcaaataaataaatatattattctaGTTTTCTGATCACTTGTTTTAATACAAGCTTTTAATGTATATAAATGCATATGATAACGGCTCTTTGTTTCAGGCTGGGTTATATTAAGTTTAGTTACATTCCTTACACTACCAACCTAGACGTTTTACTGTCCTGGACTTAACGTTGAAGATGCTAAAGAGACATATCAAGGATGCTTCTCACGGTGATATGTTGACACCACGTCATTCAAACTTAACTTAGGAAacagttttaaagggaaaaaggATCGACTAATTTTTCCAtatgttaccttttttttcattatgaaTGTAAAGCTAGACcaaaaaatctttgacattaTAAAGTTGGTTTATTGATAAATATGCTGATACAAATCATAATTTATGAGATTTATTTTATGTATGAACTATCAATTTTCTCATCCAAATCTCATCTAAATCTAACTCTTCAAATCTTACCGTATGACCTGAGTttagatataacattttattcaaGCGTTGATAGTTGTCTGTACCAATGTCAGCTCATGTAACTTTCTCATTGTCTAGACAATTAATACATTTAACTGAACTAACATCCTGAGTttaacttgtgttttttttaatgtata belongs to Biomphalaria glabrata chromosome 12, xgBioGlab47.1, whole genome shotgun sequence and includes:
- the LOC106079876 gene encoding uncharacterized protein LOC106079876 isoform X2, translating into MIELVLSLVLPIMVKSIQEDKKLTCYSVTKGLFSDHLVLGDYTLETNCRDGALSEDRVFFQSRISGRLVHACSAVVDFGLSSRKDSGGQVSICRTRLSRTLARNRGKLFDCKWVYAAGTYTLTVMLKAEMLKDGMRLFLWFGNAAFVMGPEVTFNEEIPIIILAEAESLILRIMMTIPTF
- the LOC106079876 gene encoding uncharacterized protein LOC106079876 isoform X1 — its product is MIELVLSLVLPIMVKSIQEDKKLTCYSVTKGLFSDHLVLGDYTLETNCRDGALSEDRVFFQSRISGRLVHACSAVVDFGLSSRKDSGGQVSICRTRLSRTLARNRGKLFDCKWVYAAGTYTLTVMLKAEMLKDGMRLFLWFGNAAFVMGPEVTFNEEVYDSNYYTCRGGIVNFKNYDDDSNILDFVRNQASNLQEFQGWVILSLVTFLTLPT